In the Quercus lobata isolate SW786 chromosome 5, ValleyOak3.0 Primary Assembly, whole genome shotgun sequence genome, one interval contains:
- the LOC115992940 gene encoding 60S ribosomal protein L32-1, producing the protein MAVPLLTKKIVKKRVKHFKRPQSDRKISVKPSWRRPKGIDSRVRRKFKGCALMPNIGYGSDKKTRHFLPNGFKKFVVHNVKELELLMMHNRTYCAEIAHNISTRKRKEIVERAAQLDVVVTNKLARLRSQEDE; encoded by the exons ATGGCGGTGCCGTTGCTGACAAAGAAGATCGTGAAGAAGAGGGTCAAGCATTTCAAGAGGCCCCAGAGTGATCGCAAGATCTCTGTCAAG CCAAGCTGGCGTAGGCCAAAGGGTATTGATTCTCGTGTAAGAAGGAAGTTCAAGGGATGCGCACTGATGCCTAACATTGGCTATGGTTCAGACAAGAAGACTCGTCATTTTCTTCCTAATGGTTTCAAGAAATTTGTTGTTCACAATGTGAAGGAGCTTGAGCTACTGATGATGCACAACAG GACTTACTGTGCTGAGATTGCACACAATATCTCCACAAGAAAGAGGAAGGAGATTGTGGAGAGAGCCGCCCAGCTTGATGTTGTTGTGACCAACAAGCTTGCCAGGTTGCGCAGCCAGGAAGATGAATGA